Proteins from one Flavobacterium sp. N2038 genomic window:
- a CDS encoding FeoB-associated Cys-rich membrane protein has product MTQEIIAFAILGFAVAFLIKKFFWKSKKKKDCGDGNCGCS; this is encoded by the coding sequence ATGACACAAGAAATTATTGCCTTTGCTATATTAGGATTTGCAGTTGCTTTTTTGATCAAAAAATTCTTCTGGAAATCTAAAAAGAAAAAAGACTGCGGTGACGGAAATTGTGGCTGTTCTTAA
- a CDS encoding lysophospholipid acyltransferase family protein has protein sequence MQKIISYPISVIYYLCFGLCLVVFHPIQWICLNVFGYQAHKKSVDYLNFFLLRCTNLVGTTYKVTGVDDIPKGVPIIFVANHQSMYDIVTMIWYFRRFHCKFVSKKELGSGIPSVSFNLKHGGSVLIDRKDPKQAIPVIKGLSEYIEKNTRAAVIFPEGTRSKTGKPKEFAQSGLKILCKYAPSAYVVPVSINNSWKMVRYGMFPVGLGNHLTFTAHKAMAVKDYDFADLMALTEKAVVEGVNEYK, from the coding sequence TATTATTTATGTTTTGGATTGTGTTTGGTGGTTTTCCATCCAATACAATGGATTTGCTTAAACGTTTTTGGTTATCAGGCACACAAAAAGAGTGTTGATTATCTGAACTTTTTTCTTTTAAGATGTACAAACCTGGTTGGAACAACTTATAAAGTTACTGGTGTAGATGATATTCCGAAAGGAGTTCCAATTATTTTTGTTGCAAATCATCAAAGTATGTACGATATCGTCACAATGATTTGGTACTTTAGACGTTTTCATTGTAAATTTGTGAGTAAGAAAGAGTTAGGAAGCGGAATTCCGAGTGTTTCTTTTAATTTGAAACATGGCGGATCTGTGCTTATTGACCGTAAAGACCCTAAACAGGCTATACCAGTAATTAAAGGGTTGTCTGAATATATCGAAAAAAATACCAGAGCTGCGGTTATTTTTCCTGAAGGAACACGTAGTAAAACTGGAAAACCTAAAGAATTTGCACAAAGCGGTTTAAAAATCTTATGTAAATATGCGCCCTCAGCTTATGTTGTCCCGGTTAGTATAAATAATTCCTGGAAAATGGTACGCTATGGTATGTTTCCGGTTGGTTTAGGAAATCACCTGACTTTTACAGCTCATAAAGCAATGGCTGTAAAAGATTATGATTTTGCCGATTTGATGGCTTTGACAGAAAAGGCTGTGGTAGAAGGAGTAAACGAGTATAAATAG
- a CDS encoding HD domain-containing protein encodes MNNPALIHKTIAFVKEKLNDAEGGHDWFHIERVYKNALLIANDTNCDLVVVQLGALLHDIADSKFHNGDEAIGPKTARAFLEAENVSETIIRHVVNIIENISFKGGNFEKKFTSVELDIVQDADRLDAIGAIGVARAFNYGGFKNRTLYDPEIAPVTNMTKEEYKKNNAPTINHFYEKLLLLKDKMNTGKGKEIAAERHRFMENFLAQFYAEWEGLK; translated from the coding sequence ATGAATAATCCTGCTTTAATACATAAAACAATCGCTTTTGTAAAAGAAAAACTAAATGATGCCGAAGGCGGACACGATTGGTTTCATATTGAGAGAGTTTATAAAAATGCACTTTTAATTGCAAATGATACCAATTGCGATTTAGTTGTAGTACAATTAGGCGCTTTGCTTCATGATATTGCCGATAGTAAATTCCATAATGGCGATGAAGCTATAGGACCAAAGACAGCTCGTGCGTTTTTAGAAGCTGAAAATGTTTCTGAGACTATCATTCGGCATGTGGTCAATATCATTGAAAATATCTCGTTTAAAGGCGGAAATTTCGAAAAGAAGTTCACTTCTGTCGAATTAGATATTGTTCAGGATGCTGATCGCTTAGATGCGATTGGAGCAATAGGGGTGGCAAGAGCGTTCAATTATGGCGGATTTAAAAACAGAACGTTGTACGATCCTGAAATTGCTCCAGTGACAAATATGACAAAAGAGGAATACAAAAAGAATAATGCCCCAACAATAAATCATTTTTACGAAAAGCTTTTACTCTTAAAAGATAAAATGAATACCGGGAAAGGAAAAGAAATCGCTGCCGAAAGACACCGTTTCATGGAAAATTTCCTCGCTCAGTTTTATGCAGAATGGGAAGGCCTGAAGTAG
- a CDS encoding alpha/beta fold hydrolase, protein MKTTSKMAQKISFIFLLFLCLGHNAFCQQNTNSNTFVTSDGVPLFLKISGKGDVCIFVHGGPGAWSKSFEELGGNVLEDKLTMCYYDQRGCGRSASAADNNYGIDRMIQDIEEIRASLNTSKVYVMGHSFGGILATKYAEKYPEHVKGLILLNATLDINDSLLNQIAFMSKTVGEDFPVKNKESILSTFFEAKKKIKKADLDYKMLSDNRVNVEKLDSIDNSLKRNSSFAQHALSGPLYFNDFTKETASIKVPTLIITGTKDNNIGPEHYRLFKFPNQEVKIIEGGHILYYEQNKEFKNTIQKFVQKVR, encoded by the coding sequence TTGAAAACAACTTCTAAAATGGCACAGAAAATTTCATTTATTTTTCTTTTATTCTTGTGTTTGGGACACAATGCTTTCTGCCAACAAAATACAAACAGCAACACTTTCGTAACTTCAGACGGAGTGCCTTTGTTTTTAAAGATTTCCGGAAAAGGTGATGTTTGCATCTTTGTTCATGGCGGCCCGGGCGCATGGAGCAAATCGTTTGAGGAATTAGGAGGAAATGTACTGGAAGATAAACTGACTATGTGCTATTACGACCAAAGAGGATGCGGTCGATCTGCATCGGCAGCAGATAACAATTATGGTATAGACAGAATGATTCAGGATATTGAAGAAATTCGTGCTTCTCTTAACACTTCAAAAGTATATGTAATGGGACATTCTTTCGGAGGGATTTTAGCCACTAAATATGCCGAAAAATATCCAGAACATGTAAAAGGTTTAATTCTGCTGAATGCTACGCTTGATATTAACGATTCTCTTCTTAATCAAATTGCTTTTATGAGTAAAACCGTTGGAGAAGATTTTCCTGTAAAAAACAAAGAATCGATACTAAGTACTTTCTTTGAAGCTAAAAAAAAAATTAAAAAAGCAGATCTGGATTATAAAATGCTATCCGACAATAGAGTAAATGTCGAAAAACTGGACAGTATCGATAATAGTCTCAAAAGAAATTCTTCATTTGCACAGCATGCACTAAGTGGTCCGCTATATTTTAATGATTTTACCAAAGAAACTGCTTCGATTAAAGTTCCTACCCTTATAATCACCGGAACAAAAGACAACAATATTGGCCCTGAACACTATCGTTTATTTAAGTTTCCAAATCAGGAAGTTAAGATTATTGAAGGCGGACATATATTGTATTATGAACAAAATAAAGAGTTTAAAAATACGATTCAGAAATTCGTTCAGAAAGTTAGATAA
- a CDS encoding acyl-ACP desaturase — translation MSIKNIRLEVMQFLEKNVDSFVEQYLIPVEKIWQPSDFLPNSEGENFFEEVKELREIAKELPYDFWVTLVGDTITEEALPTYESWLMDVEGINQVENGGNGWSKWIRQWTGEENRHGDLLNKYLYLSGRVNMREIEMTTQHLINDGFDIGTGSDPYKNFVYTSFQELATYVSHNRVAQMAKKFGDNKLSKMCKMIAGDEMRHHHAYSEFVTRIFQVDPSEMMLAFQYMMKQKIVMPAHFLRESGQKISSAFEQFSDSAQRIGVYTANDYVDIMQKLINKWEIDKISNLTDEAEKARDYLMKLPARMAKISERLVIPQESHIFKWVEPAKL, via the coding sequence ATGTCTATAAAAAACATTAGATTAGAAGTGATGCAGTTTTTGGAAAAAAACGTTGACAGCTTCGTCGAACAGTATTTAATTCCAGTGGAAAAAATTTGGCAGCCGTCAGACTTTTTACCAAATTCTGAAGGAGAAAACTTCTTTGAAGAGGTAAAAGAATTGCGCGAAATTGCTAAAGAATTACCATACGATTTCTGGGTTACGCTTGTTGGTGATACGATCACCGAAGAGGCTTTGCCTACATATGAATCATGGTTAATGGATGTAGAAGGTATAAATCAGGTCGAAAACGGTGGTAATGGCTGGTCAAAATGGATCAGACAATGGACTGGAGAAGAAAACCGCCACGGAGACCTTTTAAATAAATACTTGTATTTGTCTGGTCGTGTGAATATGCGTGAAATTGAAATGACAACGCAACATTTAATCAACGACGGTTTTGATATTGGAACTGGATCTGATCCGTACAAAAACTTTGTATATACAAGTTTTCAGGAATTAGCAACTTATGTATCTCACAACAGAGTAGCTCAAATGGCTAAGAAGTTTGGTGATAATAAATTGTCTAAAATGTGTAAAATGATTGCAGGTGATGAAATGCGTCATCATCATGCTTACAGTGAGTTTGTAACCAGAATTTTTCAGGTTGATCCAAGCGAAATGATGTTGGCTTTTCAATACATGATGAAGCAAAAAATCGTTATGCCAGCTCATTTTTTAAGAGAATCTGGTCAGAAAATCAGTTCTGCATTTGAACAATTCTCTGATTCTGCACAGCGTATTGGTGTTTATACAGCAAATGACTACGTGGATATTATGCAAAAATTAATCAACAAATGGGAGATTGATAAAATCTCAAATTTGACTGATGAAGCAGAAAAGGCTCGTGATTACTTAATGAAATTGCCAGCACGTATGGCTAAAATTTCAGAAAGACTAGTTATTCCGCAAGAGTCACATATCTTTAAATGGGTTGAACCTGCAAAATTGTAG